Proteins encoded within one genomic window of Thermococcus celer Vu 13 = JCM 8558:
- a CDS encoding DNA replication complex subunit Gins51, whose protein sequence is MDIVKLRELLEAELSSNELTELDGEFYREFDSLIKALKLSAESSRERGESVEERLYLAQLGIAERLMREIIKIRLHKIVDLAVEGAPYGMTEEEKRIFRVLRAFMEREELPEVPGEAVEVQEEVETEETVRKSVPREAYIIKVDLPKVLDTELREYGPFRAGDLVVIPRSIGDVLVKRDAAERVRISP, encoded by the coding sequence GTGGACATCGTAAAGCTCAGGGAGTTGCTCGAGGCGGAGCTTTCCTCGAATGAGCTGACGGAGCTGGACGGTGAGTTCTACCGCGAGTTCGATAGCCTCATCAAGGCCCTTAAGCTAAGCGCCGAGAGCTCCCGCGAGAGGGGGGAGAGCGTGGAGGAGCGCCTCTACCTGGCCCAGCTGGGCATAGCGGAAAGGTTAATGCGCGAGATCATCAAGATAAGGCTCCACAAGATCGTTGACCTCGCAGTCGAAGGGGCCCCCTACGGCATGACGGAGGAGGAGAAGAGGATCTTCCGGGTGCTCAGGGCTTTCATGGAGCGGGAGGAGTTACCGGAGGTCCCGGGGGAAGCCGTCGAAGTTCAGGAAGAGGTGGAAACGGAAGAAACCGTTAGAAAGAGCGTCCCGAGGGAGGCTTACATAATCAAGGTTGACCTGCCAAAGGTACTCGATACTGAACTTAGGGAGTACGGGCCCTTCAGGGCTGGAGACCTCGTCGTCATCCCCCGCAGCATCGGGGACGTTCTCGTTAAGAGGGACGCCGCGGAGAGGGTCAGGATCTCTCCGTGA
- a CDS encoding molybdopterin-dependent oxidoreductase, translating to MPFSVCMRDCYDTCSMVSEIDGRLRVRGTPEHPITAGFLCPKGALLPKWFHAKDRLKNPLVRTGERGSGEFREVGWEEAIGLTARKLKEVIEDYGSESVLVYQYAGDRGVVNYAFPLRLFHYLNAAVLDYGICDRAGQEALRDVYGTAVGMDPEELRNQRLIVYWGINAFWTNLHGFTLARRHNLEIWTVDVVRTETARRSHRFFRIRPDTDVLFALGVAKVMIEEGLYERDFVRENVYGFEEFRRYVEKLQLDYVSRETGIGVEEIEEFARGFAEKRGVIHIGYGLQRSLAGGEAVRAIALLPALVGHRFGFIYDMKVIDKSYAEGTFLRTKPSKKIPQMKLTEYIERGEVRFLYVYNSNPLASLPNQNRLRRALREKEIFVVTHDIFLTDTALYSDVVLPANTFFERLDVADSYYHRYVALNEPVARLHGKSNSEVTRLLARAMGIENPYLYESDEEVIRRVLELNGLSWDELRERGFVKVPEKPRRWETPSGKIEFFSQRAVERGLRPFPWYRKVEGRHPLRLLTPTHRMTITSQYHNTYGMIDPNLYINPVDAGERGIEDGDNVEVFNERGRIRTVARLTEDVPPGVVLLYKAFWVRLLGWNANFLTTDETVEKYGNGSAYHSTWVDVKRV from the coding sequence ATGCCGTTCTCGGTCTGCATGCGCGACTGCTACGACACGTGCTCGATGGTGAGCGAAATAGACGGGAGGCTCAGGGTCAGGGGAACCCCGGAACATCCGATAACCGCCGGTTTCCTCTGTCCGAAGGGGGCCTTACTGCCGAAGTGGTTCCATGCCAAGGACAGGCTCAAGAATCCCCTCGTCAGAACCGGCGAGAGGGGAAGCGGGGAGTTCAGGGAGGTTGGCTGGGAGGAAGCGATAGGGCTGACAGCCCGGAAGCTGAAGGAGGTCATCGAAGATTACGGAAGCGAGAGCGTTTTGGTTTACCAGTACGCCGGGGACAGGGGTGTGGTCAACTACGCCTTCCCGCTGAGGCTCTTTCACTACCTGAACGCCGCGGTTCTCGACTACGGTATCTGCGACAGGGCCGGGCAGGAGGCTTTAAGGGACGTCTACGGAACCGCGGTTGGAATGGACCCCGAAGAGCTCAGGAACCAGAGGCTCATCGTCTACTGGGGCATCAACGCATTCTGGACGAACCTCCACGGCTTCACCCTTGCCAGAAGGCACAACCTTGAGATCTGGACGGTAGACGTCGTTAGAACGGAAACCGCCAGGAGAAGCCACCGCTTCTTCCGAATAAGGCCCGACACCGACGTCCTCTTCGCCCTGGGCGTTGCGAAGGTCATGATAGAGGAGGGGCTCTACGAGAGGGACTTCGTCCGGGAGAACGTTTACGGTTTTGAGGAATTCAGGAGATACGTAGAAAAGCTCCAGCTCGATTACGTGAGCAGGGAAACCGGGATAGGGGTCGAGGAGATAGAGGAGTTCGCGAGGGGGTTCGCGGAAAAGCGGGGGGTGATCCACATCGGCTACGGCCTCCAGCGCTCCCTCGCGGGGGGAGAAGCGGTCAGGGCGATAGCGCTTTTACCCGCCCTCGTCGGCCACCGCTTCGGCTTCATCTACGACATGAAGGTCATCGATAAAAGTTATGCGGAAGGGACCTTTCTTCGAACGAAGCCCTCTAAAAAAATCCCCCAGATGAAGCTAACCGAGTACATCGAGCGGGGAGAGGTCAGGTTCCTCTACGTCTACAACTCCAACCCCCTCGCGAGCCTTCCCAACCAGAACAGGCTGAGAAGGGCCCTGCGCGAAAAGGAGATCTTCGTGGTCACGCACGACATCTTCCTCACCGACACCGCCCTGTACTCGGACGTCGTCCTGCCGGCGAACACCTTCTTCGAGCGCCTTGACGTGGCGGACAGCTACTATCACCGCTACGTTGCCCTGAACGAGCCCGTTGCGAGGCTCCACGGGAAGAGCAACAGCGAGGTAACGAGACTGCTCGCCAGGGCCATGGGCATCGAGAACCCCTACCTCTACGAGAGCGATGAGGAGGTTATACGCAGGGTCCTCGAGCTGAACGGCCTCAGCTGGGACGAGCTCAGAGAGAGGGGCTTCGTTAAGGTCCCGGAGAAGCCGAGGAGATGGGAGACGCCGAGCGGAAAGATCGAGTTCTTCTCACAGCGCGCCGTTGAGCGCGGTCTGAGACCCTTCCCATGGTACAGAAAGGTGGAAGGAAGGCACCCGCTGAGGCTCCTGACGCCGACCCACAGGATGACGATAACGAGCCAGTACCACAACACGTACGGGATGATAGACCCGAACCTCTACATTAACCCCGTGGACGCGGGGGAGCGGGGAATCGAGGACGGGGACAACGTCGAGGTCTTCAACGAGCGCGGGAGGATAAGGACGGTGGCCAGACTCACCGAGGACGTTCCCCCGGGTGTCGTCCTGCTCTACAAGGCCTTCTGGGTTAGGCTCCTCGGATGGAACGCCAACTTCCTGACGACGGATGAAACCGTTGAAAAATACGGCAACGGTTCCGCCTACCATTCAACGTGGGTCGATGTAAAGCGGGTTTAA
- a CDS encoding peroxiredoxin: MVVIGEKFPEVEVKTTHGVIKLPDYFKEKGKWFILFSHPADFTPVCTTEFYGMQKRVEQFRELGVEPIGLSVDQVFSHIKWMEWIKDNLGEEITFPIIADDRGDLAEKLGMIPSGATITARAVFVVDDKGVIRAIVYYPAEVGRDWDEILRLVKALKISTEKGVALPHKWPNNELIGDHVIVPPAASVEEKKAREEAKAKGEIECYDWWFCHKKLE; encoded by the coding sequence ATGGTCGTGATAGGAGAAAAGTTTCCGGAAGTTGAGGTCAAGACCACCCACGGGGTCATAAAGCTGCCGGACTACTTCAAAGAGAAGGGCAAGTGGTTCATACTGTTCAGCCACCCGGCCGACTTCACCCCGGTCTGCACGACGGAGTTCTACGGAATGCAGAAGCGCGTTGAGCAGTTCAGGGAGCTCGGCGTCGAGCCGATTGGACTGAGCGTCGACCAGGTCTTCAGCCACATCAAGTGGATGGAGTGGATAAAGGACAACCTCGGTGAGGAGATAACCTTCCCGATAATAGCCGACGACCGCGGCGACCTCGCCGAGAAGCTCGGGATGATACCCAGCGGCGCCACTATAACCGCCAGGGCGGTCTTCGTCGTCGACGATAAGGGCGTCATCAGGGCCATCGTCTACTATCCGGCCGAGGTCGGCAGGGACTGGGACGAGATACTCCGCCTCGTCAAGGCCCTCAAGATCAGCACCGAGAAGGGCGTCGCCCTGCCGCACAAGTGGCCCAACAACGAGCTCATCGGCGACCACGTCATAGTCCCGCCGGCAGCCAGCGTCGAGGAGAAGAAGGCCAGGGAGGAGGCCAAGGCCAAGGGCGAGATTGAGTGCTACGACTGGTGGTTCTGCCACAAGAAGCTCGAGTGA
- a CDS encoding ABC transporter permease: MSFVKRFGAVYRTDLKLLRRDPMLLYSVAMVFVLLLIVRYFKERVGVYYPLLALLALIFIPMILGMVPGFMMADEKEDRTIQALRVIPISSEAFLAYRLTWASIATALLTAVSPKILDVELSGRGLLVLGALFVLEVWIYGLLITVFSESRMQALTVSKVIGWFLMLPPLIRLVVVWRNLSTDWSRFTAFLPTYWLYRVFEGIPKNDYGDLPMALAVHLLWLAPLVWMFRRRVL, encoded by the coding sequence ATGAGTTTCGTGAAGAGATTCGGGGCCGTCTACAGAACCGACCTCAAGCTGTTGCGGAGGGACCCGATGCTCCTCTACAGCGTTGCCATGGTATTCGTACTCCTCTTAATCGTCCGCTACTTCAAGGAGCGCGTTGGAGTTTATTACCCGCTTCTGGCACTGCTGGCACTGATATTCATCCCCATGATACTTGGGATGGTGCCGGGGTTCATGATGGCGGACGAGAAGGAGGACAGGACCATACAGGCCCTGCGGGTGATTCCGATATCGAGTGAGGCGTTTCTGGCCTACAGGCTCACGTGGGCATCCATCGCCACCGCCCTGCTGACGGCGGTATCCCCGAAAATCCTCGATGTGGAGCTATCGGGAAGGGGGCTTTTGGTCCTGGGGGCCCTCTTCGTCCTTGAGGTCTGGATTTACGGGCTGCTGATCACGGTGTTCTCGGAGTCCAGGATGCAGGCTTTGACGGTCTCTAAGGTCATTGGGTGGTTCCTGATGCTACCGCCGCTGATAAGGCTCGTGGTGGTGTGGAGGAACCTCTCAACCGACTGGAGCAGGTTCACAGCGTTTTTACCGACCTACTGGCTTTACAGAGTGTTCGAAGGCATCCCGAAAAACGATTACGGCGACCTTCCAATGGCTTTGGCGGTTCACCTGCTCTGGCTCGCTCCGCTGGTCTGGATGTTCAGGAGGAGGGTGCTTTAA
- a CDS encoding fluoroquinolone export ABC transporter permease subunit, which yields MMGNIIRTNIVLGVRSYVYPIYILIGLAYGLMLMMFPERYLPTLVPIFILFEPGLVGFMFVGTEIFAEKKDGAIGALSVTPIDWRGYIAAKTLIMSLLSVIGAVLIMAVGTRSLEGISYVITGAFLVSVVYTLLGIGISAKYHDLDDYFVPIMGVLIVSLLPFAHYHGYLRGEIWKVLYLIPSYPGIYFFTAPFEEVSTNALMWSAVALLLWAGVAYYIAKIRFYRYAVEGLR from the coding sequence ATGATGGGGAACATAATCAGGACAAACATCGTCCTCGGTGTGAGGAGCTACGTTTACCCGATATACATTCTGATAGGCCTGGCTTACGGCCTGATGCTGATGATGTTCCCCGAGCGGTACCTTCCCACACTGGTGCCGATTTTCATCCTCTTTGAGCCGGGACTCGTGGGCTTCATGTTCGTGGGCACCGAGATATTCGCCGAGAAGAAAGACGGTGCGATAGGGGCCCTGTCCGTTACGCCGATAGACTGGAGGGGCTACATCGCTGCCAAAACCCTCATAATGAGTCTTCTGTCGGTCATCGGTGCGGTGCTGATAATGGCCGTCGGAACGAGGTCTCTCGAAGGTATCTCCTACGTGATAACCGGCGCGTTCCTCGTCTCGGTCGTTTACACGCTCCTCGGCATAGGGATCTCCGCAAAATACCACGACCTGGACGATTACTTCGTCCCGATAATGGGGGTTTTGATAGTCTCGCTCCTGCCCTTTGCCCACTACCACGGTTACCTGAGGGGTGAGATCTGGAAGGTCCTCTACCTGATCCCGAGCTACCCCGGGATCTACTTCTTCACGGCGCCCTTCGAGGAGGTATCAACGAACGCATTGATGTGGTCCGCCGTGGCTCTGCTCCTCTGGGCGGGAGTGGCATATTACATCGCTAAAATCAGGTTTTACAGATACGCCGTGGAGGGATTGAGATGA
- a CDS encoding ABC transporter ATP-binding protein, which produces MPVIEVRDVRKYYGESRGVENLSFEVEKGEIYGFLGPNGAGKTTTVKILVKIIKDYTGDVKVFGKKLEEWGKDYYNKIGVSFEFPAVYSRLTALENLEFFASFYSKHLDPMEALKLVGLDKESDKLVSGFSKGMKKKLDLARALLPDPEILFLDEPLEGLDPASARRAKDLFLELRDAGKTIFLTTHNMYVADELCDRVAFIVDGAVRLVDNPGELKIRMGKRLVRVEYVAAGDVSVKEFSIEGIGRNEEFLDILRNHEVRRINTEEPTLEEIFLKVTGRRLV; this is translated from the coding sequence ATGCCGGTAATTGAGGTTAGGGACGTTAGGAAGTATTACGGGGAATCGCGGGGCGTGGAGAATTTAAGCTTTGAGGTTGAGAAAGGGGAAATCTACGGGTTTCTCGGGCCGAACGGCGCCGGAAAAACGACCACGGTGAAGATACTGGTCAAGATTATCAAGGACTACACAGGGGACGTGAAGGTTTTTGGAAAGAAACTGGAGGAGTGGGGTAAGGACTACTACAACAAAATCGGTGTCTCATTTGAGTTTCCGGCCGTTTACTCGAGGCTTACGGCCCTGGAGAACCTTGAGTTCTTTGCGAGCTTTTACAGCAAACACCTCGATCCGATGGAGGCCCTGAAGCTCGTCGGGCTCGATAAGGAATCCGATAAGCTCGTGTCCGGGTTTTCCAAGGGTATGAAAAAGAAGCTCGACCTTGCGAGGGCCCTGCTTCCCGATCCTGAGATACTCTTCCTCGACGAGCCGCTGGAGGGTCTCGACCCCGCGAGTGCGAGGCGGGCAAAGGACCTCTTCCTCGAGCTCAGGGATGCGGGCAAGACGATATTCCTCACGACCCACAACATGTACGTCGCCGATGAGCTGTGCGACAGGGTGGCCTTCATAGTTGACGGCGCCGTAAGGCTCGTGGACAATCCGGGCGAGCTCAAGATCAGGATGGGGAAGAGACTTGTCAGGGTGGAATACGTTGCCGCCGGCGATGTTAGCGTCAAGGAATTTTCGATTGAGGGAATCGGCCGGAACGAGGAGTTTCTGGACATCCTCAGGAACCATGAAGTACGCAGAATCAACACCGAAGAACCCACCCTCGAAGAGATCTTCCTCAAGGTGACGGGGAGGAGACTTGTATGA
- a CDS encoding helix-turn-helix domain-containing protein produces MKRLKVRIPSTGELSAGFEWFFEAIEWAYGDTYFIMGADVVKLVEIKFRDDVDPQGMLERLESLPQVKDVKAFPRDGHYLLYLRVSLEQQRELVERLFELQRKGLVVFESGTFTGGESLLSVLCEDELVGDVIKTLAADYGARVISVDDAEARKSPILKLTKRQAEVLLLAYKSGYFDNPRKVTLRELAEMLNLSPSTVKEHLRKAQRKVLEEVIG; encoded by the coding sequence ATGAAGCGCCTGAAGGTCAGGATACCCAGCACCGGAGAACTTTCCGCCGGTTTTGAGTGGTTCTTTGAGGCGATAGAATGGGCCTACGGGGATACCTACTTTATCATGGGTGCTGACGTTGTAAAACTGGTCGAGATCAAGTTCAGGGATGATGTAGACCCTCAGGGGATGCTCGAGCGGCTGGAATCCCTCCCCCAGGTTAAGGATGTAAAGGCCTTCCCGCGTGACGGGCATTATCTCCTGTATTTGAGGGTGTCCCTCGAGCAACAGCGGGAGCTGGTTGAGAGGCTCTTTGAGCTCCAGAGAAAAGGGTTGGTGGTTTTTGAGAGCGGAACCTTTACCGGTGGCGAGAGCCTTCTTTCGGTCCTCTGCGAGGATGAACTCGTTGGGGACGTGATTAAAACCCTCGCGGCGGACTACGGTGCAAGGGTGATCAGTGTTGATGACGCCGAAGCCAGGAAGAGCCCCATCCTGAAGCTCACAAAGCGGCAGGCGGAGGTTCTTCTCCTCGCCTACAAGAGCGGGTACTTCGATAATCCACGCAAGGTGACGCTCAGGGAGCTTGCGGAGATGCTCAACCTGAGCCCCTCGACGGTGAAGGAGCACCTGAGGAAGGCCCAGAGGAAGGTGCTCGAGGAGGTCATCGGATAG
- a CDS encoding CPBP family intramembrane glutamic endopeptidase, whose amino-acid sequence MIEFLKAFLMWFIVFSSSAFATSLTVKWKEKMGVLTMQTTMFLLSFLLIALINPGLLKLQVDIKIVTLAILSGFILSFSLNIIGRNSSPSMPSFFPRGVERVFILLFLAPLSEETLNRALIEGYLLSYGHFWSAIFFSALLFSLPHWMAFEGKKGERGFIVIGAFLLGSLAGYFYALGGIFPAFLAHSSANLAGMVAEKPGRGM is encoded by the coding sequence ATGATTGAATTCCTCAAAGCCTTCCTGATGTGGTTTATCGTGTTCTCGAGCTCGGCCTTTGCAACGTCCCTTACAGTAAAATGGAAGGAGAAGATGGGAGTTCTAACGATGCAAACCACGATGTTCCTGCTTTCCTTCCTCCTAATCGCGCTGATAAATCCGGGACTTCTAAAACTTCAGGTGGACATAAAGATTGTAACCCTGGCAATTCTAAGCGGTTTTATCCTTTCCTTCTCTCTAAACATCATAGGGCGGAACTCCTCCCCTTCAATGCCGAGTTTCTTTCCAAGGGGAGTGGAAAGGGTCTTTATTCTGCTCTTCCTCGCCCCGCTGAGTGAAGAAACCCTGAACAGAGCACTAATCGAGGGCTATCTCCTGAGTTACGGCCACTTCTGGAGCGCAATATTCTTCTCCGCCCTGCTCTTTTCCCTGCCCCACTGGATGGCCTTCGAAGGTAAGAAGGGCGAAAGAGGGTTTATAGTTATAGGTGCCTTTCTCCTCGGCTCGCTGGCGGGTTATTTCTACGCCCTTGGAGGTATTTTTCCAGCGTTTCTCGCCCACTCGTCGGCGAACCTGGCCGGGATGGTTGCTGAAAAACCGGGGAGGGGCATGTAA
- a CDS encoding NifB/NifX family molybdenum-iron cluster-binding protein: MRVAVPAEDKEGLESNVSGHFGRAKYFVFADVEEGEIKNAEVVEVPFDEHGPGDLPNFIREHGGDVVLAYGMGRRAAEYFREFGVEVVTGAYGRVRDVVEAFIHQALEVDPHWKERIEEGKEEHDCHREGHNHLH, translated from the coding sequence ATGAGGGTAGCGGTTCCTGCTGAAGATAAGGAAGGATTGGAGAGCAACGTTAGCGGTCACTTCGGGAGGGCGAAGTACTTCGTCTTCGCGGACGTTGAGGAAGGAGAAATAAAGAACGCGGAAGTCGTTGAGGTGCCCTTCGACGAACACGGCCCCGGAGACCTTCCAAACTTCATAAGGGAGCACGGCGGGGATGTCGTCCTGGCCTACGGCATGGGAAGGAGGGCGGCCGAGTACTTCAGGGAATTCGGCGTTGAGGTTGTCACGGGAGCGTACGGACGGGTTAGAGACGTCGTCGAGGCCTTCATCCACCAGGCTCTCGAAGTGGACCCCCACTGGAAGGAAAGGATAGAGGAGGGAAAGGAAGAACATGACTGTCACCGGGAGGGACACAACCACCTGCACTGA
- a CDS encoding cation diffusion facilitator family transporter, whose product MHHHHSHGEGLKGRMLLSVILNFTITVAEVVGGILSGSLALLGDSLHNFSDAMSILASYVAIRIGEKERNEKYTFGYKRAEILVAFANSAVLFGVVVFLLVEAYRRFRNPHPIHGSLMLGVALVGLFANLISVFLLHGHAHENINVRSAYLHLLSDTLSSVAVVLGGLAIILWDTLWLDPVITVAISIYILKEGYDILKETVEILMEAAPRLDLAEIKREIESIPGVRNAHHFHAWRIGEHEVHFECHVEVRDMLISEAQGIIDEIEELLKNYGVTHVTVQLEVDRCQEKGIICGSERRTEHSRV is encoded by the coding sequence ATGCATCACCACCATTCCCACGGGGAAGGGCTCAAGGGCAGGATGCTTCTCTCGGTTATTCTCAATTTCACCATAACGGTGGCGGAGGTCGTCGGCGGAATTCTCTCGGGGAGTCTCGCCCTCCTCGGGGATTCCCTCCACAACTTCAGCGACGCCATGAGCATTTTGGCGAGCTACGTTGCAATAAGAATAGGCGAAAAGGAAAGGAACGAGAAGTACACCTTTGGGTACAAGAGGGCCGAGATTCTGGTGGCCTTCGCCAATTCCGCCGTTCTCTTTGGAGTTGTGGTTTTTCTGCTCGTGGAGGCCTACAGACGTTTTAGAAATCCACACCCGATTCACGGTTCTTTGATGCTCGGAGTTGCCCTGGTGGGGCTTTTTGCAAACTTAATCTCGGTCTTCCTCCTCCACGGGCACGCCCACGAGAACATAAACGTCCGCTCCGCTTACCTCCACCTCCTCAGCGACACCCTCTCGTCGGTCGCGGTCGTGCTCGGTGGACTCGCCATAATCCTCTGGGACACCCTCTGGCTCGACCCCGTTATAACGGTTGCTATCTCCATCTACATCCTGAAGGAAGGCTACGACATCCTCAAGGAGACCGTTGAGATTCTAATGGAAGCCGCCCCCAGGCTCGACCTCGCGGAGATAAAGCGCGAGATAGAGTCCATCCCAGGGGTCAGGAACGCCCACCACTTTCACGCCTGGCGCATCGGCGAGCACGAGGTTCACTTCGAGTGCCACGTCGAGGTCCGGGACATGCTCATAAGCGAGGCTCAGGGGATCATAGACGAGATCGAGGAACTCCTGAAGAATTACGGGGTAACGCACGTGACGGTTCAGCTGGAAGTGGACAGGTGCCAGGAGAAGGGTATAATATGCGGCTCCGAAAGGCGAACGGAACATAGCCGGGTGTAA